The Hemicordylus capensis ecotype Gifberg chromosome 6, rHemCap1.1.pri, whole genome shotgun sequence genome window below encodes:
- the TMEM196 gene encoding transmembrane protein 196 isoform X10: MILFSACCICGLIGGILNVQFLRALTKKSSSLYSLHVTSMSLACIGIGGCTLSSWLTCRLASYEQRRMFSEREHSLHHSHEMAEKRLRGIEITDLPSCPVVPPTPELPPSRQVSSSPNPHLNRHYLAPFLEIPSETKEMTDNMSNGGPHLIYNGRAY, encoded by the exons ATGATACTTTTCTCAGCCTGCTGTATCTGTGGACTAATTGGAGGAATACTAAATGTTCAGTTCCTTCGTGCGCTGACAAAGAAATCCTCGTCCCTCTATTCATTGCATGTTACCTCCATGTCTCTTGCATGCATCGGAATTGGCGGCTGCACACTTTCTTCATGGCTCACTTGCCGACTAGCCAGCTATGAGCAAAGGAGAATGTTTTCAGAAAGAGAGCATTCACTTCATCACTCCCACGAAATGGCTGAGAAA AGATTGAGGGGTATTGAAATAACCGACCTGCCTAGCTGCCCAGTGGTTCCACCAACACCAGAGTTACCCCCAAG CAGACAGGTATCCTCATCACCAAACCCCCACCTCAACCGACATTATCTGGCACCTTTTCTGGAAATCCCATCAGAGACTAAG GAAATGACAGACAACATGAGTAATGGAGGACCACATCTAATTTATAATGGAAGAGCATACTGA